In Dyadobacter sp. CECT 9275, the following proteins share a genomic window:
- a CDS encoding glycosyltransferase family 4 protein, with the protein MVLHLSTFHREGGAAVAASRLNRALQNNGIASQMLVHDSDITEDNVTPLAHSKWQKKLALGRFIGERLAFLPFEKDSSVRFAYSPAVVGNDISGHPLVRKADILHLHWINFGFLSLESLKKLLALGKPVVWTLHDMWTFTGGCHYSRGCNNYLTHCCNCPYLSRPGQYDVSFEHFEIKARIYEHANLSLVSPSHWLQQLVQNAALTNQLSALSIPNCIDTDIFRPKDKTGIRNRMNLPRDKKLILFAGANTLDIRKGFLYFREAMQLLQDESYEILIFGKSGSNAFDDLGTRVHYLGKISEVEYMVDAYNTADLIVVPSLEDNLPNTIMEAMACGTPAVGFETGGIGEMIDHKENGYLADFKSSVSLAEGIQWVLKNNEDKDLSLNAREKVLHNYSEKVVADRYTQLYTKLL; encoded by the coding sequence ATGGTTTTACATTTAAGCACATTTCACCGGGAGGGAGGAGCGGCCGTGGCCGCGTCGAGACTGAACCGTGCATTGCAAAATAATGGTATTGCCTCGCAAATGTTAGTGCATGATTCCGACATTACCGAGGATAACGTAACTCCACTCGCACATTCAAAATGGCAGAAAAAGCTGGCGCTCGGTCGTTTTATAGGCGAAAGACTCGCGTTTCTGCCCTTTGAAAAAGATAGCTCTGTCCGGTTTGCCTATTCCCCTGCAGTTGTTGGTAACGACATCAGTGGACATCCTTTGGTGCGAAAAGCTGACATCCTGCATCTGCACTGGATTAACTTTGGCTTTCTCTCTCTGGAATCGCTCAAAAAACTCTTAGCGCTTGGGAAGCCGGTCGTCTGGACCTTGCACGATATGTGGACCTTCACCGGAGGCTGTCATTACAGCCGGGGCTGCAACAATTACCTGACTCACTGCTGCAATTGCCCGTACCTTTCCCGCCCCGGACAGTATGATGTATCTTTCGAACATTTTGAAATCAAAGCCCGGATATATGAGCATGCCAATCTTTCTCTGGTATCCCCCAGCCACTGGCTGCAACAACTGGTTCAAAATGCCGCTCTCACCAACCAACTGAGCGCACTCTCTATCCCCAATTGTATTGATACGGATATTTTTAGACCCAAAGACAAGACCGGGATCCGGAACCGAATGAACCTCCCTCGGGACAAAAAACTGATCCTGTTTGCGGGAGCCAATACCCTGGATATCCGCAAGGGCTTCCTTTATTTCCGGGAGGCCATGCAGCTCCTGCAGGATGAAAGTTATGAAATACTGATCTTCGGGAAGTCGGGGAGCAATGCCTTTGATGATTTAGGTACCCGGGTCCATTACCTTGGTAAAATTTCGGAAGTGGAGTATATGGTCGACGCCTATAATACGGCTGACCTGATTGTAGTACCTTCACTGGAAGACAATCTGCCCAATACCATTATGGAAGCTATGGCCTGCGGAACGCCCGCCGTAGGATTCGAAACCGGGGGGATTGGTGAAATGATTGATCATAAAGAAAATGGGTATCTGGCCGATTTCAAATCCTCTGTATCACTTGCCGAAGGTATACAATGGGTATTGAAAAACAATGAGGACAAAGACCTTTCCCTCAACGCCCGTGAAAAGGTATTGCACAATTATTCAGAAAAGGTTGTTGCCGATAGGTACACCCAGCTCTACACGAAATTATTATAG
- a CDS encoding class I SAM-dependent methyltransferase, with protein MAFEDLSHDAHSGWFEKRYSSADLQEKAIERWKKDKRENTINYWLHKRLLDLTLPFSADLSKTWLTVGDGYGFDASYFYEKGLQTTATDIAGTFLPLSVNHKLIADYSVENVEALSFENDSFDYVFCKEAYHHFPRPYLGVYEMIRVAREAVIIVEPHDPISKMPLLLAMRNLFDRIDTRLLQRYWKNRYSFEEVGNYVFKLSEREMDKLANGIGLPMVAFKGINNNYYNPATGDQKADDSSPGFRKIKQKLAIHNLLTDLTLMPSQVLCAVIFKKVPQPGVMEELKRQGFQIHVFPPNPYLRKVAAQ; from the coding sequence ATGGCATTTGAAGATTTGAGTCATGATGCGCACTCAGGATGGTTTGAAAAAAGATACTCATCTGCCGACCTGCAGGAGAAAGCCATAGAAAGGTGGAAAAAAGATAAGCGTGAAAATACCATCAATTACTGGCTGCACAAACGACTGCTGGACCTGACATTACCCTTCAGTGCAGACTTGTCCAAGACCTGGCTGACAGTGGGTGATGGCTACGGCTTTGATGCCAGTTATTTTTACGAAAAAGGATTACAAACGACTGCCACGGATATTGCCGGCACTTTTCTGCCCTTGTCGGTAAATCATAAGTTAATCGCTGATTACAGTGTTGAAAATGTAGAGGCGCTTTCATTTGAAAACGATAGTTTCGACTACGTGTTCTGTAAAGAGGCTTATCACCATTTCCCGCGGCCTTACCTGGGAGTATATGAGATGATCAGGGTGGCCCGGGAAGCGGTTATCATTGTTGAACCGCATGACCCGATTTCCAAAATGCCACTTTTATTGGCCATGCGTAACCTGTTTGACCGGATCGACACAAGGCTTCTGCAGCGTTACTGGAAAAACCGGTATTCATTTGAAGAGGTGGGTAATTATGTTTTTAAGCTGTCTGAACGCGAAATGGATAAGCTGGCCAACGGCATCGGTTTGCCTATGGTAGCTTTTAAGGGCATCAATAACAACTATTACAACCCTGCCACCGGCGACCAGAAGGCGGATGACTCTTCTCCGGGTTTCAGAAAGATCAAACAAAAACTAGCCATTCACAACCTGCTCACGGATCTAACCCTGATGCCTTCCCAGGTTTTATGCGCGGTGATTTTCAAGAAGGTTCCACAGCCCGGCGTAATGGAAGAGCTGAAAAGACAAGGTTTTCAGATTCACGTGTTCCCGCCCAATCCGTATCTGCGGAAAGTGGCGGCACAATGA
- a CDS encoding FkbM family methyltransferase, which translates to MYWLRYLLKEPYNSLKTPEDRMLLRLLMKYGDKPRYKKTAVTFDQYKMVVPDCMSFLWQYKEIFADGSYKFSSGSETPVIIDCGANIGMSILYFKNLFPKADITAFEASPAIAHLLRSNLSDNHIEDVKVIEKAVWTDDNGIWFANEEADSSSMFLGGNKILVPSIRLADYLKTEQKVDFLKIDIEGAETEVLKDCRNVLGKVENIFVEFHSYIDHYQTLATVMQVLEENGFRYVLDTMQHRRNPFINHRYRDNDVMDLQLNIFGYRPK; encoded by the coding sequence ATGTACTGGCTGCGCTACCTGCTGAAGGAACCTTACAATTCATTAAAAACGCCCGAGGACCGGATGCTCCTGCGGCTTCTGATGAAGTATGGCGACAAACCAAGGTATAAAAAAACTGCAGTAACTTTTGATCAATACAAAATGGTGGTTCCTGATTGCATGTCCTTCCTGTGGCAGTACAAGGAAATCTTTGCCGATGGCAGTTACAAGTTCAGCAGTGGCAGCGAAACGCCCGTTATTATTGACTGTGGCGCCAACATCGGCATGAGCATCCTGTATTTCAAAAACCTCTTCCCCAAGGCCGACATCACTGCGTTTGAAGCCTCGCCGGCGATTGCCCATCTTCTGCGTTCAAACCTCTCCGACAATCATATTGAGGATGTAAAAGTTATTGAAAAGGCTGTCTGGACGGACGACAACGGAATATGGTTCGCTAACGAAGAGGCCGACTCATCCTCCATGTTCCTGGGTGGCAACAAAATTCTGGTGCCTTCCATCCGCCTTGCCGACTACTTAAAAACGGAACAAAAGGTTGATTTTTTAAAAATTGACATCGAAGGTGCTGAAACCGAGGTATTGAAAGACTGTCGTAACGTACTTGGCAAAGTGGAAAATATCTTTGTTGAGTTCCACTCTTATATTGATCATTACCAAACACTTGCTACTGTTATGCAGGTATTAGAAGAAAATGGTTTCCGCTACGTCCTGGATACAATGCAGCACCGCAGGAATCCTTTCATCAACCACCGGTACCGGGATAACGATGTGATGGACCTTCAGCTGAATATTTTTGGATATCGTCCTAAATAA